A window from Dermacentor albipictus isolate Rhodes 1998 colony chromosome 10, USDA_Dalb.pri_finalv2, whole genome shotgun sequence encodes these proteins:
- the LOC135909715 gene encoding uncharacterized protein, whose amino-acid sequence MERLQRKQAALRQAIDTTIAAASTLLQATEASTGELEEHLDILLEQAEELKAVNDAIEKKVDLQELDTVLAECAAYSLRICNMKTRIKRALRGGAASETRSSTPSETGNNSDHVAQSGSVQHAVTTTLQLPSTTTRLPKLEIAKFDGNLRSWHRFWNQFESTIHKNPALHPIDKFQYLTSYLTGKAAAAIDGLPLSDRNYEIAVKTLVERFGKDDVIIEEHMSRLLNIRPVHNILDTERLRTLYDEIQTGVRSLEALGVASNTYGVLLMTVLRKNIPNELCLGYCRQKTTSAVTPGDDLQNFLSYLKTEVESRERAECGTRRQLSTDRLSHPIRKDIPEKKASASVLTAVMKAETQCKLCEASSHSTADCEVDLTADQKRRIVQRERLCFRCAKAGHRAYECRTARWLKCKRCSGRHVAALCNLNRPPATGKSEEKTVLTETIVQSSLQVEGTKKRTRVLLQTAQAWVQGREKRAMVRLMIDGGSQRTFVKKEVSQKMGLRVMGEETLKIMTFGNDKPSSGMKCRRVELWLCSRHSGKRIRVEALEIPQICCDIVPAPEASSVNYLEEQGLELADSTQDGAEIGLLLGSDYYWEVTTGGVRRLDSGLVAVETIFGWTLQGTMHTTESTATYVSTVGVLRVAVIGEEDQDDTAAQLKSFWQLEHIGIVDEGEADVEDNQVLREFRENVSRNNCRYQVSLPWKENAADLADNKATAFSRLRSLTTKLMGNNDLMRDYDQAVRNYVLAGHAEEVIGLVRAGGRDRSG is encoded by the exons ATGGAGCGACTACAAAGGAAGCAAGCGGCCCTGCGACAAGCCATCGACACTACCATCGCAGCGGCCAGCACCTTACTTCAAGCgacagaagcatcaaccggtGAGCTTGAAGAACATTTGGACATCCTTCTTGAACAAGCTGAAGAGCTTAAAGCAGTCAACGATGCTATAGAAAAGAAAGTGGACCTACAGGAGCTCGACACCGTATTAGCAGAGTGCGCTGCGTACAGCTTGAGAATTTGCAACATGAAAACAAGGATAAAAAGGGCACTGAGAGGTGGAGCCGCGAGCGAAACGAGGTCAAGCACACCATCAGAAACAGGAAATAACTCTGACCACGTCGCACAGTCAGGTTCCGTCCAGCATGCAGTTACGACGACTCTTCAGCTACCGTCGACAACGACAAGACTTCCGAAGCTAGAGATCGCCAAATTCGACGGAAACCTGCGCTCATGGCACAGATTCTGGAATCAGTTCGAGTCTACCATCCATAAGAATCCAGCTCTACATCCAATTGACAAGTTTCAGTACTTGACGAGCTATCTCACCGGCAAGGCAGCAGCCGCTATCGACGGGCTACCACTCAGTGACCGAAATTATGAAATTGCAGTGAAGACATTGGTCGAAAGATTCGGAAAGGACGACGTTATCATTGAAGAACATATGTCGAGGTTGCTCAACATCCGACCTGTCCATAACATCCTTGACACCGAGAGGCTGCGGACCCTTTATGATGAGATCCAGACGGGGGTTCGGAGTCTCGAGGCATTGGGTGTGGCGTCGAACACTTATGGAGTGCTTTTAATGACAGTCCTACGGAAGAACATCCCGAATGAGCTTTGTCTCGGTTACTGCAGACAGAAGACGACATCTGCAGTCACGCCAGGAGATGACCTTCAAAATTTCCTCAGTTAcctcaagaccgaagtagaaAGTCGAGAGAGAGCCGAATGTGGAACCCGTCGACAGCTGAGCACCGACAGGCTGAGTCACCCGATCCGCAAGGATATTCCTGAAAAGAAGGCGTCCGCGTCGGTTTTAACTGCCGTCATGAAAGCTGAAACACAGTGCAAATTATGCGAAGCGAGCAGCCACTCAACCGCCGACTGTGAAGTTGATTTGACTGCGGATCAGAAGAGGAGAATTGTGCAGCGGGAAAGACTCTGCTTTAGGTGCGCCAAGGCAGGTCATCGAGCATACGAATGCCGCACCGCAAGATGGCTTAAATGTAAGAGATGTTCCGGCCGGCACGTTGCAGCCCTGTGTAACCTGAATCGACCACCAGCGactggaaagtcggaagagaaGACTGTACTCACTGAGACAATCGTACAGTCTTCGCTGCAAGTCGAAGGCACCAAGAAGAGAACCCGTGTCCTTCTGCAGACGGCTCAAGCGTGGGTTCAGGGTAGGGAGAAGCGAGCGATGGTCAGGCTGATGATTGACGGCGGAAGTCAGCGCACCTTTGTCAAGAAAGAGGTTTCACAGAAGATGGGACTGCGTGTGATGGGAGAGGAAACcctgaaaataatgacatttggaAACGACAAGCCGTCTTCAGGAATGAAGTGCCGCCGAGTGGAGTTGTGGCTGTGCAGTCGACACAGCGGGAAAAGGATCCGCGTTGAAGCGCTTGAGATCCCGCAAATCTGCTGCGACATCGTGCCAGCACCTGAAGCTTCCTCCGTCAACTACCTCGAAGAGCAAGGCCTCGAACTCGCCGACAGTACGCAAGATGGAGCAGAGATAGGGCTGCTGCTGGGATCCGATTACTACTGGGAGGTCACAACCGGTGGTGTCAGGCGCCTGGACAGCGGTCTCGTAGCCGTGGAGACCATTTTTGGCTGGACCCTGCAGGGGACAATGCACACCACAGAATCAACAGCAACGTACGTGTCCACTGTGGGAGTGTTGCGCGTGGCTGTCATCGGCGAGGAAGACCAGGACGACACTGCTGCTCAGCTTAAATCGTTTTGGCAGCTCGAACACATTGGCATTGTCGACGAAGGAGAGGCCGACGTGGAAGACAACCAAGTTTTGCGGGAATTTCGGGAGAACGTATCCAGAAACAACTGCCGATATCAAGTTTCCCTTCCCTGGAAAGAGAATGCTGCCGATTTGGCAGACAACAAAGCCACGGCTTTCAGTAGGCTCAGGTCGTTGACAACAAAACTGATGGGCAACAATGACCTTATGCGCGATTATGACCAGGCGGTTCGGAACTACGTGCTTGCTGGACACGCAGAAGAGGTCATCGGACTGG TGAGAGCTGGTGGACGGGACCGAAGTGGCTAA